The Pseudomonas sp. GD03919 region AAGGTGGATAGCCGCCGCCAGTCGCTGAGCGTGGAGCATACCTATGATCAGGACCTGCCCGATCTGGAAGCCTGCCTGGAGAAGCTGCCGGCGCTGCTCGAGGAGATGAACGGCCGCCTGCAGCGCCTGGATGCCAGCTACCGGCCGGACAAGCCCTTCGTCAAGGTCAAGTTTCACGACTTTACCCAGACCACACTGGAGCAGGCGGGCGCCAGCCGGGATCTGGACAGTTACAGGCTATTGCTGAGCAATGCCTTTGCACGTGGTGACAAACCTGTGCGCTTGCTCGGAGTGGGGGTCAGGCTGCATGACTTGCGTGGACGGCAGGAGCAGCTGGAGCTGTTCGCCTAGTTGCCGTTGTGGGAGGGGCTTTAGCCGCGAGGGTTTATCGCGGCTTAAGCCGCTCCTACAGGAATATTGCGTAGCCCGGATGAAATCCGGGGTGTTCCTGAGCCTGGACCCGGATTGCATCCGGGCTACGGATGGTGCGTGTGTGAATGTGGGAGGCGCTTTAGCGGCGGGGTTTTATCGCGGCTGAAGCCGCTCCTACAGGAACAGCGTGCGTCCTGCAGGGCGAGCGTCGTGTCACTCCGCCCAGAGGCGAATCGGCTTGCCGCTGGCGGGCCACAGCTGCAGCTGGCCGATGCCGTTGAAGTTCCAGCGCTGTACCCCGCCGAGCGCTGCGAGGAAACGCTGCTCCTGTTCCATCAGGGCAGGGGCGCACATCTTGCGGGTGCTGCCGGCCGGCTCGAAGCTGAGCGTGTCGCCCTTGAGCGTATAGCCGGCGAACCAGTGATTGCAGCCCGCGTGGCCATGGGCGCGGCCGTCAGCAGCGAAGGTGACGGTCAGATGGCTGCGGTCGATCAGCGGGCGTTCGCCGATCCATTCCACACGATAGCTGCGCTCGGTTTCCAGTTGCGGTGCGTCGCTGGCGCAGCCGGCCAGTGCGGCGGCGAGCAGGACGAGGGGCAGGGTGCGGTTCATGGTGTCAGGCCTCCTGGCAGGTGCGGCATAGATGACGGCCGGCGTCGTTGCGCCAGCCCAGTTCGGCAATGCGGGCCTCGGCTGCCGGCGCCTGCGCGGCTTTGCCGAGGGCTGCATCGACGGCGAATTCGAAATCCAGCTGCTTGCCGCAGCCGTCGCAGTTCACCTGCCAGTTATGAATGGCCAGTTCCTTGAACTGCGGCCCTTTGCACACTGCCAGCCATTGGCCGGGCGGGTTGATCAGGTGGCGAACCTTTTCCACATCCAGACGCATGTGCAGGTCGCGGCTGCCCTTGAGGGTGACCAGCAGCGTGTCACCCGCCTGGATCGAACCGCCGTTGCCGGTGACCTGGTAACGGCCCGGCGCCAGGGCGCGGCATTCGGTGAGGGTGTGTTGCGGGTTGAGCAGGGAATAACGGAAATCGTGTTCGGCCATGGGTCCTCCGGATCAGCCGGCATGCTATCACGCGCCGGCCTTGACCTCATTGCTTGGCCGGCCGGCGAGCCAGGCCGAAATATTGTCCAGGGTGGTGCGGGCAATGGCGTCGAGCGCTTCGTGGGTGAGGAAGGCCTGGTGCGCGGTGACGATGACATTGGGAAAGGTCAGCAGGCGGGCCAGTGTGTCGTCCTGCAGTGGCAGGTCTGAGTGATCCTCGAAGAACAGCTCCGACTCCTCTTCATAGACGTCCAGGCCCATATAGCCGAGCTGGCCGCTTTTCAGCGCTTCGATCAGGGCGGGTGTATCGACCAGCGCACCGCGGCCGGTGTTGATCAGCATGACGCCGCGTTTCATCTGTCTCAGGCGGGCGGCGTCGATCAGGTGGTAGCTGGCATCGGTCAGTGGGCAATGCAGGCTGAGGATGTCGCTGCTGGTGATCACTTCGTCAAGTGGCGCCTGGTGTGCGCCGATTGCATCGATTCCGGCGAGCGGGAACGGGTCGTAGACCAGCACCTGGCAGCCGAAGCCATGCATGATGCGGGCGAACACCTGGCCGATCTTGCCGCCGCCTATCACCCCGACGGTCTTGCCGTGCAGGTCGAAACCAGTCAGACCGTGCAGGGAAAAATCACCTTCACGGGTGCGATTGAAGGCGCGATGAATGCGTCGGTTAAGCGCCATGACCAGTGCCACGGCGTGTTCGGCCACTGCATGCGGCGAGTAGGCCGGAACTCGCACCACCGGCAGACCCAGGCGCTGCGCGGCGACCAGGTCGACATGGTTGTAGCCGGCCGAGCGCAGGGCGATCAGACCAGTGCCGCCCGCGGCCAGGCGCTCCAGCACGGGCGCCGACAGGTCATCGTTGATGAATGCGCAGACCACCTCGCAGTCGTGAGCCAACGCGGCGCTGTCGAGGGTCAGGCGCGTCTCGTGGAATTGCAGATGCCAGTCCGATGGCCTGCCGGCTGCCAGGAACGACTGTTGATCGTAAGGTTTGCTGCTGAACAGGCAGATACGCATGGCTCTCCCTCAGGCACTCTGTGCGGCCGTTTCGGTGAGGCGCACGATGGCATCGTCCAGTTCGTCCAGCGCGCGTTGCGCCTCGGGATCATCCTGCTTGAGCAGCGTCTCGCTACGCTGGCAGGCGGCGCGCAGTTGCGGCACGCCACAGTAGCGGGTGGCGCCGTGCAGCCGATGAACCCGCTCGATCAGCGCGGTGCGCTCGCCGGCATCGCGCGCCTGGCGGATGGCCTGGCGGTCGCCCGGCAGGCCGGCCAGCAGCATGCTGAGCATGTCCGCCGCCAGGTCGGCCTTGCCGGCAGCCAGGCGCAGGCCTTCTTCGGCGTCGAGCACCTTGGGCTGCAACTGCGGTGGTGCAGCTGGTGCGATCCTGTGATTGGGCTGGTTGCGCAGGTTCAGGCCTGTCCACTTGAGCACCACCTGGGCCAGCTGGCGCTCATTGATCGGTTTGGTCAGGTAGTCGTCCATACCGCTTTGCAGCAGCGCACGCTTCTCGTTGGCCAGGGCGTGGGCGGTCAGGGCGATGATCGGCGTGGCACTGCGGCCTTCTTCACTTTCCCACTGGCGAATGTTTTCGGTGGCTTCGCGGCCATCCATGCCGGGCATCTGCACGTCCATGAATACCAGATCGAAGCTGCCCTGCTTAATGGCTTCTATCGCGGCGTAGCCGCTGTCCACCGCCTTGACCTGGGCCCCCAGGTCGTCCAGCAGGGTTTGCACCAGCAGCAGGTTGGCCGGGTTGTCATCGACGCAGAGGATCTGCGGTCGGCGCGTGTCGCCCATGGCGACGGGCTCGCTGGCCGAGCGCTGCGGGCTGACCATTTCCACCAGCGCCTTGTGCAGCTTGCGCGTGCAAGGGGGCTTGGCCTGCAGCTGGGTATAAGCATCTGGCAGCGATTCGTGGAACAGCCCCAGCTCGGTGGTCGGGCACAGCACCAGGGCCTTGCAGCCGAGCCGGTCGAGTTCGCGGATACGCTGGCCGAGTTCTTCGGGGGGCAGCTGGCTGGCGGTGATGCCCAGCACAGCCAGGCTCAAGGGTGGTTCGCGGTGCTGCTGGTCGTTCACCGCCTCGAAGAGCTGCTCGGGTGCAGCGAAGCTTTCCACCTCCAGGCCGCAGTCCTGGAGTTGGTGAGCCAGCGCCTGACGGGCCAGCTCATGGCCCTCCAGCACGGCCACGCGGCGACCCTGCAGAGCTGCGCGCGGCAGGTCCTCGGCGTCGTCGCGGGCCTTTGGCAGGGTCAGGGTGATCCAGAATTCCGAGCCTTCACCCGGCGTGCTGTCTACCCCGATCTCGCCGCCCATCTGTTCGATCAGGCGCTTGGAAATCACCAGGCCAAGGCCGGTGCCACCGGCCTGGCGGCTGAGCGAATTGTCGGCCTGGCTGAAGGCCTGGAACAGCGCGCGCAGGTCTTCGTCGGACAGGCCGATACCGGTGTCCATCACGCTGATGCGCAGCTGGGCACTATCGGCGCTCTCGTCCTCGACCATGGCGCGCATGACGATGGTGCCTTCGCGGGTGAACTTGATCGCGTTGCTCACCAGGTTGGTCAGCACCTGTTTCAGACGCAGCGGGTCGCCGCGCAGGGCCAGCGGCGTGTCGCGGTAGATCAGGCTGACCAGCTCCAGCTGTTTTTCGTGGGCGGCGGGCGCGAGGATGGTCAGGGTGTCCTGCAGCAGGTCACGCAGATTGAAGGGGATGGATTCGAGTACCAGCTTGCCGGCCTCGATCTTGGAGAAGTCGAGCACTTCATTGATGATGCCGAGCAGGCTGTCGGCGGATTTTTCGATGGTCGACAGGTAATCCTGCTGGCGCGGGCTGAGCTCGCTTTTCTGCAGCAGGTTGGTGAAACCGAGAATGCCATTGAGCGGGGTGCGAATCTCGTGGCTCATGTTGGCCAGGAATTCGGACTTGATGCGGCTGGCCTCCAGAGCCTCCTTGCGCGCGAAGTCCAGCTCGATGTTCTGGATCTCGATGGTCTCCAGGTTCTGCCGCACGTCTTCAGTGGCTTGCTCGATGCTGTGTTGCAGTTCTTCCTGGGCATTCTGCAACGCTTCGGCCATACGGTTGATGCCGGCGGCCAGCTCGTCCATCTCGTGGCTGCCCAGCGGCGGCAGGCGGGTTTGCAGATGGCCGTCCTTGAGTTGCGCGACCCCCGCTTTGATTTCACGCAGCGGGCCGTTGATGCTGCGGCTCATGCGCAGGGCAAGGAGGGCGGTGACGGCGAGGCCGCCGACGATCAGCAGCAGGCTGGCGAACAGGCTGCGATAGCCACTGAGCAACGTGCTCTGATGGGAAAGCTCCAACTCGACCCAGCCGAGTAGCTCCAGCGTGCGTTCGTCATCCAGCGCGTCATCGAGCACCAGGTGCTGGTCGTAAACCGGCAAAAGAAAGCGCGTGGCGTCCTGTCCGCTCAGCAGGCTGACGCCCGGCAGGCTGACCGGTGTGGGATTGAGCATGCTTGGCCCGGCGTGTGCCAGCGACTTGCGCTCGGGGGCGAGAAAACCTACCGCACGTACGTCCGGATGTTCCAGCGCCTGCTGGGCGATGCGCTCGAGCTTCTTCACGTCTTTCTGTTCCAGCGCCGGAGCCGCGAGCGGCGCCAGGTGTTCGACCAGCATCTCGCCGCGTTGCAGCAGCTGAGTCTGCAGACCCGAGAGCTGCACCCAGGTGAAGTAGCCACCGAGCACCAGAGCCAGCAGACTGGTGGGCAGCAGGGTGAGCAGCAGTACACGGCCCTTGATGCTTAAATCCTTGAACACGACCTTCCTCCTTCAGAACATCTGGGCAGTGTAGCGATTCGGCGCGCTGGAATCTGTAGATGAGCGATTGTCGTTTAGTAGGTAGAATTGTTCTCATTCTGCCTGCTTCGGTTTTTCACCATGATGATCTCCGCTCCTGCCTCGGCTCGAATCCTCGCGGTCGAGGACGATCCCCTGCTTGCCAGCCACCTGCAGTCCCATCTGGCGGGCTGTGGCTTCGATGTGACGCTCAGTCATGACGGCAGTGAAGGCTTGCAACTGGCTGAAAGCGAAGATTTCGACCTGATTCTTATGGATATCCTGCTGCCCGGCACCAATGGACTCGAAGCGCTGCAGCGTCTGCGCCGGCAGCGCAGCGTGCCGGTACTGCTGATGTCGGCGCTGGGCGACGAGCAGAACCGCATCGCCGGTTTCAGTCAGGGCGCCGATGACTATCTGCCCAAACCCTTCAGCCTGGGTGAGCTGAGCGTGCGGGTGGAGGCCATTTTGCGGCGTGTCGCCTATGAGCGCCGAGAGCCGCAACCGAGCGCCGAGGGCTGCGGCCTGCAGTTCGACGAAGGACGCAGCGACGTTGCCTTTCGTGGTCACTGGGTCGGCCTTACGCCCAGCGAATACCGCGTGCTGGAGCTACTCTGGCGGCACCCGGACGAGGCCTTGAGCAAGCCTTTTCTTTATCAGCAGGCCCTGCGCCGCGCCTACGCCCAGCATGACCGCAGCCTCGACATGCATGTCAGCCATATCCGTCGCAAGCTGCAGGCGGTGGGTTACGAGGCGATGCGGGTAGATACCGTCTGGGGCAAGGGCTACGTCCTGGTCAAGGCTTGCGCATGAGTCTTCCGCGTCGGCACTCGTTGCTCTGGCGCCTGGCTGGCGCGCTGGCTCTGTTCTGCCTGTTGCTGGTGAGCCTGCATGTGGACGTCGGCCGCGAGCTGATCGAGGCGACGTCTTATCTGCCCGAGTCCACCCGGCAGACGCTCAAGGGTTATGCCCGAGAAGCGGAAACGGCGTGGCAAGAGGAGGGCGCTGCGGGTGTCGATACCTTTCTCCAACGGTTGCAGGAGCGCGAGCGGATCTGGGCCGTGGTGGTCGATTCGCACAAGGACTCGCTGTCCTCGCAGCCTTTGAACCCCGAGCAGGAGCAGCGCCTGGACTTCGTCCGCAGGCTGGACTTCCCCGTGGGGCGACCTGGCAGCACGCCGACCTTCTATATTCCCTTCGCAAAAAGCGATGCCCGGCTGGTGATGGAGTTGCCGCAGCGCCTGAATCCGCGCAAGTACAACGAGCTATGGGAACTGCTGCTGCAGCGCTTGCTGCCGGCGATTCTGGCGATCGTCGTGGCGGTGCTGCTGTACCGTCTGCTGATCGCTCCGTTGGCGATCCTTCGGCGGCAGGCTGCCGCGCTCAGCGCTGGCGACCTTTCCGCCCGGTTGGGACCGCAGGTGACGAGGCGCAAGGATGAGTTGGGCGAGCTGGCGCGAACCCTCGATCATATGGCTGAGCGTCTGGAACGCACCGTGGCGTTCCAGCGCCAGCTGCTGCGTGACCTATCCCACGAACTGCGCACACCGCTGGCCCGCTTGCGCGTGGCGGGCGAGAACGAGCAGGACGGCGAGGCCCTGCGTCGGCGTCTGGCGCGAGAGGTCGAGGCAATGGAAAAGCTGGTCGGCGATGCGCTGGAGCTGGTCTGGCTGGACACTGAACGCCCCAGCTTGCCGCTGGAAGAGGTGGACATCGTCCGGCTCTGGGACGTGTTGCGCGAGAACGCCAGCTTCGAGACGGGTTGGCCTGTCGAACGCATGCCCTGCCAGCTGCCTGCAGACTGTCGGGTGCTGGGTAACCTCAACGGCCTGGCGCAGGCGTTGGAGAACATTCTGCGCAATGCCATTCGCCACTCGCCGGACGGTGGCGTGGTGCGCCTGGCCGGGCGGCGTGAGGGGGACCAGTGGTTGTTGTGGATCGAGGATCAGGGGACGGGGGTCGCCGAGGGCGAGTTGGAGACCATCTTCCGCCCCTTCACCCGGCTCAGTGCCGCCCGGCCTGGTGGCGATGGCTTCGGTCTGGGTCTGGCCATCGCCCGGAGCATGGTGGAGACGCAAAGTGGCCGCGTGTGGGCGCAGAATGGTGAGCCCGGGCTGCGCGTGCATATCCAGCTGCCGGCGACCTGAGCCTGCCGCGCAGCGCCGCGTTACGTTCGCCGGGGTGCTGCGGTCGCGGGTTCGGCGTATCATGACGCCCCTTCGCGTCAGTCTGGATTCGAGCGACCCATGACCCTGCAATTCCCCACCATCGCCGACTGCATCGGCAA contains the following coding sequences:
- a CDS encoding META domain-containing protein, yielding MNRTLPLVLLAAALAGCASDAPQLETERSYRVEWIGERPLIDRSHLTVTFAADGRAHGHAGCNHWFAGYTLKGDTLSFEPAGSTRKMCAPALMEQEQRFLAALGGVQRWNFNGIGQLQLWPASGKPIRLWAE
- a CDS encoding 2-hydroxyacid dehydrogenase, with amino-acid sequence MRICLFSSKPYDQQSFLAAGRPSDWHLQFHETRLTLDSAALAHDCEVVCAFINDDLSAPVLERLAAGGTGLIALRSAGYNHVDLVAAQRLGLPVVRVPAYSPHAVAEHAVALVMALNRRIHRAFNRTREGDFSLHGLTGFDLHGKTVGVIGGGKIGQVFARIMHGFGCQVLVYDPFPLAGIDAIGAHQAPLDEVITSSDILSLHCPLTDASYHLIDAARLRQMKRGVMLINTGRGALVDTPALIEALKSGQLGYMGLDVYEEESELFFEDHSDLPLQDDTLARLLTFPNVIVTAHQAFLTHEALDAIARTTLDNISAWLAGRPSNEVKAGA
- a CDS encoding response regulator; protein product: MFKDLSIKGRVLLLTLLPTSLLALVLGGYFTWVQLSGLQTQLLQRGEMLVEHLAPLAAPALEQKDVKKLERIAQQALEHPDVRAVGFLAPERKSLAHAGPSMLNPTPVSLPGVSLLSGQDATRFLLPVYDQHLVLDDALDDERTLELLGWVELELSHQSTLLSGYRSLFASLLLIVGGLAVTALLALRMSRSINGPLREIKAGVAQLKDGHLQTRLPPLGSHEMDELAAGINRMAEALQNAQEELQHSIEQATEDVRQNLETIEIQNIELDFARKEALEASRIKSEFLANMSHEIRTPLNGILGFTNLLQKSELSPRQQDYLSTIEKSADSLLGIINEVLDFSKIEAGKLVLESIPFNLRDLLQDTLTILAPAAHEKQLELVSLIYRDTPLALRGDPLRLKQVLTNLVSNAIKFTREGTIVMRAMVEDESADSAQLRISVMDTGIGLSDEDLRALFQAFSQADNSLSRQAGGTGLGLVISKRLIEQMGGEIGVDSTPGEGSEFWITLTLPKARDDAEDLPRAALQGRRVAVLEGHELARQALAHQLQDCGLEVESFAAPEQLFEAVNDQQHREPPLSLAVLGITASQLPPEELGQRIRELDRLGCKALVLCPTTELGLFHESLPDAYTQLQAKPPCTRKLHKALVEMVSPQRSASEPVAMGDTRRPQILCVDDNPANLLLVQTLLDDLGAQVKAVDSGYAAIEAIKQGSFDLVFMDVQMPGMDGREATENIRQWESEEGRSATPIIALTAHALANEKRALLQSGMDDYLTKPINERQLAQVVLKWTGLNLRNQPNHRIAPAAPPQLQPKVLDAEEGLRLAAGKADLAADMLSMLLAGLPGDRQAIRQARDAGERTALIERVHRLHGATRYCGVPQLRAACQRSETLLKQDDPEAQRALDELDDAIVRLTETAAQSA
- a CDS encoding response regulator transcription factor, which codes for MMISAPASARILAVEDDPLLASHLQSHLAGCGFDVTLSHDGSEGLQLAESEDFDLILMDILLPGTNGLEALQRLRRQRSVPVLLMSALGDEQNRIAGFSQGADDYLPKPFSLGELSVRVEAILRRVAYERREPQPSAEGCGLQFDEGRSDVAFRGHWVGLTPSEYRVLELLWRHPDEALSKPFLYQQALRRAYAQHDRSLDMHVSHIRRKLQAVGYEAMRVDTVWGKGYVLVKACA
- a CDS encoding sensor histidine kinase encodes the protein MSLPRRHSLLWRLAGALALFCLLLVSLHVDVGRELIEATSYLPESTRQTLKGYAREAETAWQEEGAAGVDTFLQRLQERERIWAVVVDSHKDSLSSQPLNPEQEQRLDFVRRLDFPVGRPGSTPTFYIPFAKSDARLVMELPQRLNPRKYNELWELLLQRLLPAILAIVVAVLLYRLLIAPLAILRRQAAALSAGDLSARLGPQVTRRKDELGELARTLDHMAERLERTVAFQRQLLRDLSHELRTPLARLRVAGENEQDGEALRRRLAREVEAMEKLVGDALELVWLDTERPSLPLEEVDIVRLWDVLRENASFETGWPVERMPCQLPADCRVLGNLNGLAQALENILRNAIRHSPDGGVVRLAGRREGDQWLLWIEDQGTGVAEGELETIFRPFTRLSAARPGGDGFGLGLAIARSMVETQSGRVWAQNGEPGLRVHIQLPAT